The Streptomyces venezuelae genomic interval GACTGGGGCGCGGACGAGTCGCTCGTCCAGAACCCGCCCACGTACCTGAACAAGGTCGACGCCGTCTTCGTCCACCACACCGCCGGGACGAACGACTACACCTGCGCCGACTCCCCCGCCATCATCCGCGCGATCCTCACGTTCCACGTGAAGACGAACGGCTGGAACGACATCGGCTACAACTTCTTCGTCGACAAGTGCGGCACGGTCTTCGAGGGCCGCGCGGGCGGCGTGGACCGGCCCGTCCTCGGGGCCCACACCTACGGGTTCAACAGCTATTCCTCGGGCATCTCCCTGCTCGGCGACTACGAGAACGGCGGCACGCCGACGGCCGCGGCCAAGCAGGCCATCGCCGACCTCGCCGCCTGGAAGCTCGGTCTGCACGGCGTCGACCCGGAGTCGAAGGTGACGCTCACCGCCGCCGCCGACACCGGCGTGTGGACGAAGGGCCAGGCCGCCACGCTGAACACCGTCTCCGGACACCGCGACGGCTACGCCACGCTCTGCCCCGGCGCGAGCCTGTACTCGGCGCTCCCCGCAATCCGTACGGCCGCGGGCGCTTCCCCGTACGGCATCGGAAACTGACGAGCATCCCGGTCGAGGGCGGCGCTCCGGAGCACCCGCGGACGCCGCCCCGCACAGCCGTCCACGCCTCACATGGGCTCGACCAGACCGGCCCGCCACTCCGGGCGCGGATCGGCTCCGGAGATCGCCGTGCGGCACCTCGACCTCGGAGACCACCTCGTCGCCGTCGGCCACGACCCTCAGCACCCGGATCGACCAGCCCTCCGGGTCTTCGCGGTCCCACAACACAGCATTCACACACAGGGCAGTTCATTCGAACATCGCTGTGATAGAAATGAGTCATGGGTGTCGCCAATCGTCTGGACCTGACCCTGCGATTGGTGCAGGGCTCCGACCGGGTTTCCGTGTCGGAGCTCTCCCATCGACTGGGCGTATCGGAGATGACCGTGCGCAGGGACCTCGACGCGCTGGAGCGTCAGGGACTCGTGCGGCGCGTGCACGGTGGCGCCGTCGCCACCCGCGTACGGGACGAGCAGGCCGGCTTCTCGGCGCGCGAGCCGTGGCAGGCCGCCACGAAGGACCGGCTGGGTGCGGCGGCGGCCGCACTGGTGGAGCCGGGGTCGCGCGTCCTCCTGGACGCGGGGACCACGACCGTGCACGTGGCCGAGCACCTGGCGGCCCGGGGCCCGCTGACGGTCGCCGTGCTCAGCATCCAGGCGGCGGTGGTCCTGGCCGACAAACCCGGGATCGACCTCCTGGTCGTCGGCGGGCGCTCCCGTCCCGGTGAGCGCTCCCTCGTCGGTCCGCTCGCCCTGCGCACGCTGGAGTCGCTGGCCTTCGACTGCTTCCTGATGTCCATCGGCGGGATCCACGCCGAGCACGGCTGGTCGGAGTTCTCCCTGGACGACGCGGCCGTCAAGCAGGTCGGCCTCGCCCGGGCCGGCCGCACGGTCGCGGTGGCCGACGCCACCAAGCTCGGCGTACGGGCGTTCAGCCGGGTCGCCCCGCTCGGCGCGGCGCACCACTTCGTCACCGACCGGGCCGCGGAGGACCCCGCCACGCACCCGGGCGGGCCCCAGACGCTGGACGCGCTGCGGGAGGCGGGCGTCGACGTCCAGCTGGCCTGAAACCGCCGGCTGTCTCTGCTCTCTCCGCCGTCTCCGCTTTCGTACCGAGGAGTGATCCGCCCGTGACCACCGTTCCCCGCCCGCTGATGATCCTCGTCGCCGGCCCGTACCGCTCCGGCACCGGTGACGACCCCCACAAGCTCGAAGCGAACGTACGGGCCATGAACGAGGTCGCCCTCGTCCTCTTCCGCGCCGGGCACCTGCCCGTCACCGGCGAGGCCCTCGCCCTCCCGCTCCTGGAGGCCGCCGGCGGCGCCCGCCCCGGCGACGCGCTCTTCCAGGAGGTCTTCCACCCGGTCGCCGAGCGCCTGCTCTCCCGCTGCGACGCGGTCCTGCGGATCGGCGGGCCCTCGGAGGGAGCCGACATGATGGTCGCCCGGGCCCGCGAGCAGGGCCTCGACGTCTACGGCTCCCTCGCCGCCGTCCCGGCCCTCGTCCCCGCCGTCCCGGCACTCACCCCCGCCGTCGTCCCGCCCACCGCTCGATGACCGCCGGCATCGACACCCCCGACCGCCGCGGCCGCACCGGCCTCGACCGGCAGGGCCGCGACCTGACCGGCAATCCGCGCGTACGGATCCGGGACGTGGAGGTGCTCTCCTGCGACTGGTTCGTCCTGCGCAAGACCACCTTCGACTACCGGCACAGCGACGGGCACTGGAGCCGCGAGCAGCGCGAGACCCACGACCGCGGCGACGGCGCGACCGTCCTCCTCCACAACACCGCACGCCGTACGGTGCTCCTGACCCGCCAGTTCCGCCTCCCCGCCTACGTGAACGGGCACCCCGACGGCATGCTCCTCGAAACCGCCGCCGGACTCCTGGACGACGAGAGCCCCGAAGAGGCGATCCGGCGGGAGGCCGCCGAGGAGACCGGGCACACCATCGGGGCCGCGGAGCACGTCTTCGACGTCTACATGAGCCCCGGCTCGGTCACCGAACGGCTGCACTTCTTCGCCGCCCCCTACGAGTCTGCGGACTTCGCCGGCGGAGGCGGCGGAATCGCCGCCGAGGGCGAGGACATCACGACCGTGGAGCTCCCCTTCTCCGAGGCGCTCGCCATGGTCCGCGACGGCCGGATCGCCGACGCCAAGACCATCATGCTGCTCCAGTGGGCGGCACTCGACGGACCGTTCCGACCGCTGTGAGCGGGACTGCGGTTTTCCGCAGGAAGGTGGGCGGGAAGCCCCATACCGATGCTGAGCTGGGCTTTCTAGCGTGGAGCCGTACCGGGGAGATCGCCACGGTACGCCTTCCTCACCACCTGGAGACCGCGTCATGCCGCTCACCCGTCAGCTGCTGCTCGCCCAGGCCGCCCAGGAACCCGCCGACGGTGTCGCCGGGTGGGCCGCCGGGCTCGTCGAGACGATGGGCGGGCCCGGCGCGGGGCTCGCCATCGCGCTGGAGAACCTCTTCCCGCCGCTGCCGAGCGAGGTGATCCTCCCCCTGACCGGCTTCGCCGCCGGGCAGGGCGTGATCAGCCTGGCCTCGGCACTGTTCTGGACGACCCTGGGCTCGGTGGTCGGCGCCGTGGCCCTGTACTGGATCGGCGCGCTGTTCGGGCGGCGGCGCATGCACGCGCTCTGGGCGCGGCTGCCGCTGGTGAAGGTCTCCGATCTGGAGCGCACCGAGGAGTGGTTCGCGCGGCACGGCACCAAGGCGGTGCTCCTGGGGCGGATGGTGCCGATCTTCCGCAGTCTGATCTCCGTGCCGGCCGGTGTCGAACGGATGCCGCTGCCCGTCTTCCTCCTGCTCACGACAGTCGGCAGCCTGGTCTGGAACAGCGTGCTCGTGATGGCCGGTTACTGGCTCGGGGACCGCTGGGACCTGGTCGAGGGGTACGTCGGCGTGCTGTCCAAGGCCGTCCTGGTGCTGGCGCTCGTGGCCGTGGCCGCGTACCTGGCCGTACGGCTCCGGGGGCGTGGACGCGCCCAGCACCGCCGCGCCTCGTGACCGGTGCGCGGGGACACGACCCCTCCAAGCGATCTTGTACGGGTCCGGGGCCGGCACTAGCCTCGGGAAGCGTGCGAGCGGGCGGGGAGTTGGACAGCGACCGGAGCGCCGGCCGGGAAGCCGGGCGCGGGGCCGGACAGCGGATCGAGCGCGGTGACACGGTGCCCGGATCGGCGCCGCGCCGTCTGGCCGGGTCCCTCCTCGGTTGCCCCACGGCCCTGCTCGGCGTCCTGTTCTTCCTTGCCTCCGGGGCCGTCCTCGGGCCCTTCCTGCTGTGGCCCCGGACCCGGCCGCGGGCCCGTGAGGTCCTGACGGCCGGCGCGCGGCGCCTCGCGGCGCTCGAACGCCACCGCCGCTCCGCCTTCTTCGGGGACCGTTTCCCCGGCCCGTACACGGTCTCCGACCGGCGGCTGCTGCGCTACCTCGCGGTCCGGAGCTGGACGGGCCTGGTGTACGGGATCGTCCTCGGTCTCCTCGGCTTCGGCGCCGTCCTGGCCGTGCTGCTCGTCGGGGGCGTCGTGCGCGGCACGCTCGGCCGGGCGGAGCTCTTCGCGCAGCTGCTTCTCGGCGGAGTCCTGCTCTTCCTCGACCTCCAGGGCCTGTACGCGCTGGCCGCCCTGGACGCCCGGCTCGCCCGCGAGTGCTTCGGGCCCTCCGAGAGCGAGCTGCTGCGGCGCCGGATCGACGAACTCGCCGTCAGCCGGGCCGCCGTCGTGCAGGCCGTGGACGCCGAGCGCCGCCGTATCGAGCGCGATCTCCACGACGGGGTGCAGCAGCGGCTCGTGGCGCTCGCCATGCTGCTCGGCCGGGCGCGCCGGAGCCGGGACCGCGACCCGGAGCAGGCGGACGCGCTGCTCCTCCAGGCCCACGGGGAGGCCAGGGACGTACTGGCCGAACTGCGGGACGTGGCCTGGCGGGTGTATCCGTCCGCGCTGGACAGCCTGGGTCTCGAAGAGGCCCTGGGCGGGGTGGCACAGCGGTGCTCCGTCCCGCTGCGCATCCGTTTCGAGGTGGCCGGGCCGCTGCCCCGGCCCGTGGAGACGGCCGCCTACTTCGTGGTCTCCGAGGCCGT includes:
- a CDS encoding DeoR/GlpR family DNA-binding transcription regulator; protein product: MGVANRLDLTLRLVQGSDRVSVSELSHRLGVSEMTVRRDLDALERQGLVRRVHGGAVATRVRDEQAGFSAREPWQAATKDRLGAAAAALVEPGSRVLLDAGTTTVHVAEHLAARGPLTVAVLSIQAAVVLADKPGIDLLVVGGRSRPGERSLVGPLALRTLESLAFDCFLMSIGGIHAEHGWSEFSLDDAAVKQVGLARAGRTVAVADATKLGVRAFSRVAPLGAAHHFVTDRAAEDPATHPGGPQTLDALREAGVDVQLA
- a CDS encoding DUF4406 domain-containing protein, with product MILVAGPYRSGTGDDPHKLEANVRAMNEVALVLFRAGHLPVTGEALALPLLEAAGGARPGDALFQEVFHPVAERLLSRCDAVLRIGGPSEGADMMVARAREQGLDVYGSLAAVPALVPAVPALTPAVVPPTAR
- a CDS encoding NUDIX domain-containing protein, translating into MTAGIDTPDRRGRTGLDRQGRDLTGNPRVRIRDVEVLSCDWFVLRKTTFDYRHSDGHWSREQRETHDRGDGATVLLHNTARRTVLLTRQFRLPAYVNGHPDGMLLETAAGLLDDESPEEAIRREAAEETGHTIGAAEHVFDVYMSPGSVTERLHFFAAPYESADFAGGGGGIAAEGEDITTVELPFSEALAMVRDGRIADAKTIMLLQWAALDGPFRPL
- a CDS encoding DedA family protein encodes the protein MPLTRQLLLAQAAQEPADGVAGWAAGLVETMGGPGAGLAIALENLFPPLPSEVILPLTGFAAGQGVISLASALFWTTLGSVVGAVALYWIGALFGRRRMHALWARLPLVKVSDLERTEEWFARHGTKAVLLGRMVPIFRSLISVPAGVERMPLPVFLLLTTVGSLVWNSVLVMAGYWLGDRWDLVEGYVGVLSKAVLVLALVAVAAYLAVRLRGRGRAQHRRAS
- a CDS encoding sensor histidine kinase: MRAGGELDSDRSAGREAGRGAGQRIERGDTVPGSAPRRLAGSLLGCPTALLGVLFFLASGAVLGPFLLWPRTRPRAREVLTAGARRLAALERHRRSAFFGDRFPGPYTVSDRRLLRYLAVRSWTGLVYGIVLGLLGFGAVLAVLLVGGVVRGTLGRAELFAQLLLGGVLLFLDLQGLYALAALDARLARECFGPSESELLRRRIDELAVSRAAVVQAVDAERRRIERDLHDGVQQRLVALAMLLGRARRSRDRDPEQADALLLQAHGEARDVLAELRDVAWRVYPSALDSLGLEEALGGVAQRCSVPLRIRFEVAGPLPRPVETAAYFVVSEAVTNAAKHASASAVSVHVSLGGPPGGPLLTLRIEDDGRGGADPAGSGLTGLRSRVAALDGVLRVDSPLGGPTTLVAELPCA